In Buchnera aphidicola (Aphis aurantii), one DNA window encodes the following:
- the fliF gene encoding flagellar basal-body MS-ring/collar protein FliF, with protein sequence MNFSAVEESGSEEKKKFSNFLSYFFKNARVLIILLVLAVITTITMSVWKKSSDYQVLYSNLSVEDGEFIIDYLNQMKVPYQFSENSGKLLVPKNQIYDIRLHLSEKNLPRSGIGFEILDKEKFGISQFNEQINYQRALEGELAQTIERINIVKRARIHIAMPKDSLFLHDKKKPSVSVILSLKSGMELNSSQTNAILHLIANSISDLSLDNITIIDEYGRLLNNVLLSSNQINDSKLKYSEQIESRYANKIQNILEPLFGAGNVYAQVAAQIDFNAKEKTREQYEPNAKYENQSIRSHQTIVNDKIKSKKEDNNNSNHNDLLDYERNNKAIKSDMPGKHKLFKNNFFNSNSIINHDDTINYELNHTLSHVKMNMGEVKRLSVAVVINFVKDQTGKSVPLNPKQIKNIKNLICESIGYSKVRGDSVHVINESFVKNKNHFVQLNKFNKPNVFNVYAILMPWCILALFFLYYLKKYICFFSKNILFKNKKLNKPSIKKEIIRSNEDQLADNVINSKIPKNSGVESTDDLLHKVCNISNQNPRVIASIIRQWMGDKK encoded by the coding sequence GGTGCTTGCAGTAATTACTACGATTACTATGTCTGTATGGAAGAAATCTTCTGACTATCAAGTTTTATATAGTAACTTATCGGTTGAAGATGGAGAGTTTATCATTGATTACTTAAATCAAATGAAAGTTCCTTATCAATTTTCAGAGAATTCTGGCAAGTTATTAGTTCCAAAAAATCAAATTTATGATATTCGTCTGCATTTATCAGAAAAAAATTTACCTCGCAGTGGAATAGGTTTTGAAATTTTAGATAAAGAAAAATTTGGTATCAGCCAATTTAATGAACAAATTAATTATCAACGTGCTTTAGAAGGAGAATTAGCTCAAACTATAGAAAGAATAAATATTGTAAAAAGAGCAAGAATACATATTGCAATGCCAAAAGATTCTTTATTTTTACATGATAAAAAAAAACCATCAGTTTCAGTCATTTTAAGTTTAAAATCTGGAATGGAATTAAATTCAAGCCAAACAAATGCTATATTACATTTAATTGCTAATAGTATATCTGATTTATCTTTAGATAATATAACAATAATTGATGAATATGGCAGGTTATTAAATAATGTTTTGTTATCATCAAATCAAATAAATGATTCGAAATTAAAATATTCTGAGCAAATTGAATCAAGATATGCTAATAAAATTCAAAATATTTTAGAACCGTTATTTGGCGCTGGAAATGTTTACGCTCAAGTTGCTGCTCAAATTGATTTTAATGCTAAGGAAAAAACGAGAGAACAGTATGAACCTAATGCTAAATATGAAAATCAGTCAATTCGATCACATCAAACTATTGTTAATGACAAGATAAAAAGTAAAAAAGAAGATAATAATAACTCCAACCACAATGATTTACTAGATTATGAGCGCAATAATAAAGCTATAAAATCTGACATGCCAGGAAAACATAAATTGTTTAAAAACAATTTTTTTAATTCTAATTCTATTATTAATCATGATGATACAATAAATTATGAATTAAATCATACTTTGTCACATGTAAAAATGAACATGGGAGAAGTTAAAAGATTATCTGTTGCAGTAGTGATAAACTTTGTTAAAGATCAAACTGGAAAATCTGTTCCTTTAAATCCAAAACAGATAAAAAATATTAAAAATTTAATTTGTGAATCAATAGGTTACTCTAAGGTGAGAGGTGATAGTGTACATGTAATAAATGAGTCTTTTGTTAAAAATAAAAATCATTTTGTTCAACTTAATAAATTTAATAAACCTAATGTTTTTAATGTTTATGCAATTTTAATGCCATGGTGTATTTTAGCGTTATTTTTTTTATATTATTTAAAAAAATATATTTGCTTTTTTTCAAAAAATATTCTTTTTAAAAATAAAAAATTAAATAAACCAAGTATAAAAAAAGAAATTATACGTTCGAATGAAGATCAATTAGCTGATAATGTTATTAATTCAAAAATTCCAAAAAATTCCGGTGTAGAAAGTACAGATGATTTACTTCATAAAGTTTGTAATATATCTAACCAAAATCCACGTGTTATAGCGTCGATTATTCGTCAATGGATGGGTGATAAAAAATGA
- a CDS encoding flagellar export protein FliJ: MQKQKHVEQLKLLLNFQSEYIDQLSIKLKLGISSNQWKIYNNFISILYAIIKENNNIVKTYEQKIEKKINKWFKNHITLKTWNYLNQKNQVKFKKYKILKENIMSDEFSQFKFFQEGNY, encoded by the coding sequence ATTCAAAAACAAAAGCATGTCGAACAATTAAAATTATTACTTAATTTTCAATCGGAATATATTGATCAATTAAGTATTAAATTAAAACTGGGAATATCTTCAAACCAATGGAAAATATATAATAATTTTATTTCTATATTATACGCTATAATTAAAGAGAACAATAATATTGTTAAAACATATGAACAAAAAATTGAAAAGAAAATAAATAAATGGTTTAAAAATCATATTACATTGAAAACTTGGAATTATTTAAATCAAAAAAATCAAGTAAAATTTAAAAAATATAAAATTTTAAAAGAGAATATTATGAGTGATGAATTTTCTCAATTTAAATTTTTTCAAGAAGGAAATTATTAA
- a CDS encoding FliH/SctL family protein, protein MSNLDKIDKKNEWKKWYPEEVFLRNVTKNYNVFWNRMLLKETDFFSAKKNNQLKQSVELQAKTINDDKSYFLNIKKKLKEEEEKYIVLNNDLKNLCLNFESSLLLFEKTLLSRLLKTVLIVSSYIIGEKISINEPILLKKINQIIKSNNLFLKKPQLIVHPTNKKILEKFLKKSKNNKWELVLDKSVEINSFKIQSDYNNIDATIHARWKEVYRVILEEEKHS, encoded by the coding sequence ATGTCTAATTTAGATAAAATAGACAAAAAAAACGAATGGAAAAAATGGTATCCAGAAGAAGTTTTTTTGCGTAATGTTACAAAAAATTATAATGTTTTTTGGAATCGAATGCTTTTAAAAGAAACAGATTTTTTTAGTGCTAAAAAAAATAATCAATTAAAACAATCAGTCGAACTTCAAGCAAAAACTATTAATGATGATAAGTCATATTTTTTAAATATAAAAAAAAAACTTAAAGAAGAAGAGGAAAAATATATTGTACTGAACAATGATTTAAAAAATTTATGTTTGAATTTTGAATCGTCGCTTTTATTATTTGAAAAGACATTACTTTCACGTTTATTAAAAACAGTTTTAATAGTTTCTTCTTATATTATTGGGGAAAAAATTTCAATTAATGAACCAATTTTATTGAAAAAAATCAATCAGATTATTAAAAGTAATAATTTGTTTTTAAAAAAACCACAATTAATTGTTCATCCTACAAATAAAAAAATATTAGAAAAATTTTTAAAAAAATCTAAAAATAATAAATGGGAATTAGTGCTTGATAAAAGTGTTGAAATTAATAGTTTCAAAATTCAATCTGACTATAACAATATAGATGCTACTATTCACGCGAGATGGAAAGAAGTATATCGTGTTATTCTTGAAGAAGAGAAGCATTCATGA
- a CDS encoding flagellar motor switch protein FliG yields the protein MTVNGVQKSAILLMSIGADQASEVLKYLTSFEVQELVDSMVNVRKFSNIILNEILTECYNLFMKNNNLLYNNNDSYISEMLTKALGDKKGSILLNNALEARNIKMCIESLNSMDPDQLANLLTEQHSQIITTILICLDEKQAARVLSCLNEEKCIEIIMKISKFNGLEEINFVELKNIINDFLKKKKLIFSNKGGVKTVAKILSSMKIESEKDLLKKIKCFNKELSNKIIKELFLFENIVNVDNNTIKCLINYLEEEKLCIALQGTSKVIRNKFFQNMNEKKSTRLLFLLKEKSYISEVAIKNEQKLILMMIKNILDHGIFSPENLGKYYV from the coding sequence ATGACTGTAAATGGTGTTCAAAAGAGTGCGATTTTATTAATGTCAATAGGGGCTGATCAAGCATCAGAAGTATTAAAGTATTTAACTTCTTTTGAAGTTCAAGAACTAGTTGATTCTATGGTTAATGTTCGTAAATTTTCTAATATAATATTAAATGAAATATTAACTGAATGTTATAATCTTTTTATGAAAAATAATAATTTGCTATATAACAATAATGATAGTTATATATCTGAAATGTTAACTAAGGCCTTGGGTGATAAAAAAGGTAGTATTTTATTGAATAACGCATTGGAAGCAAGAAATATTAAGATGTGCATTGAATCTCTTAACTCAATGGATCCAGATCAATTAGCGAATTTATTAACAGAACAGCATTCTCAAATTATTACAACAATACTTATTTGTTTAGATGAAAAACAAGCAGCTCGAGTATTATCTTGTTTAAACGAAGAAAAATGCATTGAAATTATAATGAAAATTTCTAAATTTAACGGTCTTGAAGAGATAAATTTTGTTGAATTAAAAAATATTATTAATGATTTCTTAAAAAAGAAAAAACTTATTTTTTCAAATAAAGGAGGCGTGAAAACTGTTGCTAAAATTTTAAGTTCTATGAAAATAGAAAGCGAAAAAGATCTACTAAAAAAAATTAAATGTTTTAATAAAGAATTATCTAATAAAATTATTAAAGAATTATTTTTATTTGAAAACATAGTAAATGTTGATAATAATACAATTAAATGCTTAATAAATTACTTGGAAGAAGAAAAATTATGTATTGCACTTCAAGGTACTAGTAAAGTAATCAGAAATAAATTTTTTCAAAATATGAACGAAAAAAAATCAACAAGATTATTATTTCTTTTAAAAGAAAAATCTTATATATCTGAAGTAGCAATAAAAAATGAACAAAAACTAATTTTAATGATGATTAAAAATATTTTAGATCATGGTATTTTTTCACCAGAAAATTTAGGAAAATATTATGTCTAA
- a CDS encoding FliI/YscN family ATPase, which yields MRIKCSDLFNKITSFENKINHLSDCVVYGNVVSINGLVLEVIGLKIPIGAECIVERTIDGKILNITAKVVKFNKEKTLLFSFQETYGILPGAKVFLKQSKNINMFSKTTPLGVNLLGRVLDGKGNALDGLPELDLKYFTTIKNKYINPLKRKPIHEILDTGIRAINGLMTVGKGQRIGIFSSSGIGKSVLLGMMSKYTQADIVVIGLIGERGREVKDFIENILGLDGLSKSVVIAAPSDSSPLLQIEAASYATSIAEYFRDENKNVLLIMDSLTRYAMAQREVSLSLGELPVSRGYPSSVFLKIPMLVERAGNTDNQGSITAFYTVLTEIEEDQDPVSNICRSILDGHIMLSKYYADIGHYPAIDIESSISRVMPAIITKEQYSQACYFKKLVASYQRNKDLINIGAYVKGSDVTLDNAIKKWEILEKFLQQQPSEKSNYLDSCEELNKIFI from the coding sequence ATGAGAATAAAATGTTCTGATTTATTCAATAAAATTACTTCTTTTGAAAATAAGATTAATCATCTTTCTGATTGTGTTGTATATGGCAATGTAGTCAGCATAAATGGTTTAGTATTGGAAGTAATAGGTTTAAAAATTCCTATTGGAGCTGAATGTATTGTAGAAAGAACAATAGACGGAAAAATATTAAATATTACAGCTAAAGTTGTTAAATTTAATAAAGAAAAAACGTTATTATTTTCTTTTCAAGAAACTTATGGTATTTTACCTGGTGCTAAAGTTTTTTTAAAACAATCTAAAAACATAAATATGTTTAGTAAAACAACTCCATTAGGCGTGAATTTATTAGGTAGAGTATTGGATGGAAAAGGAAATGCGTTAGACGGATTACCTGAGTTAGATTTAAAATATTTTACTACAATTAAAAATAAGTATATTAATCCATTAAAAAGAAAGCCGATTCATGAAATATTAGATACAGGAATACGTGCTATAAATGGATTAATGACTGTTGGAAAGGGCCAAAGAATAGGAATTTTTTCAAGCTCAGGAATAGGTAAAAGCGTTCTTCTTGGAATGATGTCAAAATATACACAAGCAGATATAGTGGTGATAGGATTAATTGGGGAAAGAGGAAGAGAAGTAAAAGATTTTATAGAAAATATATTGGGATTAGATGGATTATCAAAATCTGTGGTAATTGCAGCTCCTTCAGATTCATCTCCTTTGTTACAAATTGAAGCTGCATCATATGCGACGAGTATAGCCGAATATTTTCGAGACGAAAACAAAAATGTTTTATTAATTATGGATTCGTTAACCCGTTATGCAATGGCTCAAAGAGAAGTATCATTATCTTTGGGTGAATTACCAGTTTCTCGAGGATATCCATCTTCTGTGTTTTTAAAAATTCCAATGTTAGTAGAGCGAGCAGGAAATACAGATAATCAAGGTTCTATTACTGCATTCTATACAGTATTGACTGAAATTGAAGAAGATCAAGATCCTGTGTCGAATATTTGTCGTTCTATACTTGATGGCCATATTATGTTATCTAAATATTATGCAGATATAGGACATTATCCTGCTATTGATATTGAATCTTCTATAAGTCGTGTTATGCCAGCAATTATCACAAAAGAGCAATATTCCCAAGCTTGTTATTTTAAAAAGCTAGTAGCGTCTTATCAGAGAAATAAAGATTTAATTAATATTGGCGCATATGTGAAAGGAAGTGATGTAACTTTAGACAATGCTATTAAAAAATGGGAAATTTTAGAAAAATTTTTACAACAACAACCATCAGAGAAAAGTAATTATTTAGATTCATGTGAAGAATTAAATAAAATATTTATTTAA